The following coding sequences lie in one Moritella viscosa genomic window:
- a CDS encoding transposase, IS6 family: MTLNFSGCHFPQEIIMQALRYYLSYKLSYREIEEIFAERNIRFDNSTLNRWVIKYAPQLEARFRKRKRRVASSWRMDETYIKIKGKSVYYYRAVDKHGAIIDFYLSERRDEPAARAFFDKAIGSSGLPDKVVIDQSGSNIAALDTINVRLWLSGYMLSMIEVLTVKYLNNIVEQSHRKVKGKMHQCLGWKSWAGAESTLAGVELCSMLKQGQMTESENMTPWEQFYSLAA, from the coding sequence ATGACACTTAACTTTTCAGGATGCCATTTCCCGCAAGAGATCATCATGCAAGCACTTCGTTATTACTTATCGTACAAGTTAAGTTATCGTGAAATAGAAGAGATATTTGCTGAGCGAAATATCCGATTTGATAACTCAACATTAAATCGTTGGGTTATCAAATATGCACCTCAGCTCGAAGCCCGCTTTAGAAAAAGGAAGCGTCGAGTGGCTAGTTCATGGCGAATGGATGAAACGTATATAAAAATAAAAGGCAAGTCAGTCTATTACTATCGCGCAGTCGACAAGCATGGTGCTATCATTGATTTTTATTTGAGTGAACGACGTGATGAACCCGCTGCACGGGCATTCTTTGACAAAGCGATAGGCAGCAGTGGATTGCCAGATAAAGTTGTTATTGACCAAAGTGGTTCAAATATCGCTGCGCTAGATACCATCAATGTACGTCTTTGGTTGTCTGGATATATGCTTTCAATGATTGAAGTACTCACGGTTAAATACCTCAATAATATAGTTGAGCAAAGCCATCGAAAAGTGAAAGGTAAAATGCATCAATGCTTAGGGTGGAAGTCTTGGGCTGGTGCTGAATCAACATTAGCAGGTGTTGAGCTTTGCTCTATGCTCAAGCAAGGTCAGATGACGGAGTCTGAAAATATGACGCCATGGGAGCAGTTTTATTCTTTAGCAGCATAA
- a CDS encoding putative exported protein, whose protein sequence is MFRSIFFLILIVFSFLYGVYSSSRSLFPYPQLLAIYNDIRFDNKVSLDFVSIDEKLISISGLPSYSEDGSYFRLPKNVKDQARVELRHLSELSAGGKASFKTTANILEIKALLNGYRTAPHMTSIMQYGFDVYVNGEYSGSVSTKNVNKISDTVKLGVDNNLKDVDVYFPSYGKVIDFDILIPKGEKVTRTPKPEDKIVFYGSSITQGCCASNNGLAYPTIIAEKIDFELLNLGFSGNGLGDLDIANYISTIKPKVLVLDYWANPSAELYRKSLPEFYSLVRQSNETMNIIVLAPFVTPHLKEIQREKYQSSYEFVMEMKRKGDNNIFFFDNLIHHDEGSAFVDARHLNSYGNFLVANRFLDFFVKNRALTSN, encoded by the coding sequence ATGTTTCGCTCTATCTTTTTTTTGATTCTTATTGTTTTTTCCTTCTTGTATGGTGTTTATAGTTCCTCACGGAGTTTGTTTCCATATCCGCAATTATTAGCAATTTATAATGATATTCGTTTTGATAATAAAGTCTCTTTAGATTTTGTAAGTATTGATGAGAAATTAATATCTATATCTGGGCTGCCTTCTTATAGTGAAGATGGTAGTTATTTTAGATTACCTAAAAATGTGAAAGATCAGGCTAGGGTAGAACTTCGTCATTTATCAGAGCTTTCGGCAGGTGGTAAGGCTAGTTTTAAAACCACAGCAAATATATTAGAAATAAAAGCATTATTGAATGGTTATAGAACAGCTCCTCATATGACATCAATTATGCAATACGGATTTGATGTTTATGTGAATGGTGAATATTCAGGTAGCGTTTCTACTAAAAATGTAAATAAAATATCTGATACGGTTAAGTTAGGAGTCGATAACAACTTAAAAGATGTTGATGTCTACTTTCCTTCGTATGGAAAGGTTATAGATTTTGATATTTTGATCCCTAAAGGTGAGAAAGTTACTCGAACACCTAAACCAGAGGATAAAATTGTTTTTTATGGTAGTAGTATTACTCAAGGGTGTTGTGCGTCTAATAATGGTTTAGCTTACCCCACTATTATTGCCGAAAAGATAGATTTTGAGTTACTTAATTTGGGGTTTTCAGGTAATGGGTTAGGAGATTTAGATATTGCTAATTACATATCCACTATCAAACCAAAAGTGCTTGTTCTTGATTATTGGGCAAACCCTTCTGCAGAATTATATCGTAAGTCTTTACCTGAATTTTATTCCCTGGTAAGACAAAGTAATGAAACAATGAATATTATTGTTTTGGCTCCATTTGTTACGCCACATTTAAAAGAAATCCAAAGAGAAAAGTATCAATCTTCATATGAGTTCGTTATGGAAATGAAGAGGAAGGGTGATAATAATATTTTCTTTTTTGATAATCTTATTCATCATGATGAAGGGAGTGCTTTTGTTGATGCGAGGCACCTTAATAGTTATGGTAATTTCCTAGTGGCCAATAGATTTTTAGATTTTTTTGTTAAGAACAGAGCGTTAACCTCTAACTAG
- a CDS encoding transposase, IS6 family: MTLNFSGCHFPQEIIIQALRYYLSYKLSYREIEEIFAERNIRFDNSTLNRWVIKYAPQLEARFRKRKRRVASSWRMDETYIKIKGKSVYYYRAVDKHGAIIDFYLSERRDEPAARAFFDKAIGSSGLPDKVVIDQSGSNIAALDTINVRLWLSGYMLSMIEVLTVKYLNNIVEQSHRKVKGKMHQCLGWKSWAGAESTLAGVELCSMLKQGQMTESENMTPWEQFYSLAA; the protein is encoded by the coding sequence ATGACACTTAACTTTTCAGGATGCCATTTCCCGCAAGAGATCATCATACAAGCACTTCGTTATTACTTATCGTACAAGTTAAGTTATCGTGAAATAGAAGAGATATTTGCTGAGCGAAATATCCGATTTGATAACTCAACATTAAATCGTTGGGTTATCAAATATGCACCTCAGCTCGAAGCCCGCTTTAGAAAAAGGAAGCGTCGAGTGGCTAGTTCATGGCGAATGGATGAAACGTATATAAAAATAAAAGGCAAGTCAGTCTATTACTATCGCGCAGTCGACAAGCATGGTGCTATCATTGATTTTTATTTGAGTGAACGACGTGATGAACCCGCTGCACGGGCATTCTTTGACAAAGCGATAGGCAGCAGTGGATTGCCAGATAAAGTTGTTATTGACCAAAGTGGTTCAAATATCGCTGCGCTAGATACCATCAATGTACGTCTTTGGTTGTCTGGATATATGCTTTCAATGATTGAAGTACTCACGGTTAAATACCTCAATAATATAGTTGAGCAAAGCCATCGAAAAGTGAAAGGTAAAATGCATCAATGCTTAGGGTGGAAGTCTTGGGCTGGTGCTGAATCAACATTAGCAGGTGTTGAGCTTTGCTCTATGCTCAAGCAAGGTCAGATGACGGAGTCTGAAAATATGACGCCATGGGAGCAGTTTTATTCTTTAGCAGCATAA
- a CDS encoding peptidase, C39 family: protein MKFLIFISCLFVSSCSIEKNKKYRENNHFKSYIDLKFSEVVRQDFDVSCGLASLTGVLIDGYGVDVTEGELLDIIGLKINYSFSDLKYLAGEYNKISLPLWMTYEKLMSIESPAILYIKRKGIDHFVSLNHIDEFTIQIKDPAWGMLNYTREQFESYWAIDNNEMGKVLVFISQSKKIEKEPIYTKFININDFICVTRGCE from the coding sequence ATGAAGTTTTTAATATTTATTTCTTGTTTATTTGTTTCAAGTTGCAGTATTGAAAAAAACAAAAAATATAGAGAGAATAACCATTTCAAATCTTATATTGATTTGAAATTCTCTGAAGTGGTAAGGCAAGATTTTGACGTTAGCTGTGGTTTGGCATCTTTAACTGGGGTGCTAATTGATGGGTATGGGGTAGATGTTACTGAAGGTGAGCTTTTAGATATAATTGGATTGAAAATAAATTATTCTTTTTCAGATTTAAAATATTTGGCTGGGGAGTATAATAAAATAAGTTTGCCATTGTGGATGACATATGAAAAGTTGATGTCAATTGAATCACCTGCTATTTTATATATAAAAAGAAAAGGTATTGATCACTTTGTTTCTTTAAATCATATAGATGAATTTACGATTCAAATAAAAGACCCAGCATGGGGTATGTTAAATTATACGAGAGAACAATTTGAAAGCTACTGGGCTATTGATAATAATGAAATGGGTAAAGTATTAGTATTTATTTCGCAATCAAAAAAAATTGAAAAAGAGCCTATTTACACAAAGTTTATTAATATAAATGATTTTATATGCGTAACTAGGGGCTGCGAATGA
- a CDS encoding membrane protein (No significant database matches), which translates to MGIILISLFVVHYFSLRRIHSNSSIKKTLISVVFLCYILYVYIVNDYYQSTMILMVTVIMDVFIVIMIKLNFSYVIKNRYYIFYGLIYSPFLGLISPFLKYLDVQ; encoded by the coding sequence ATGGGTATTATATTAATCAGTTTGTTTGTCGTACATTATTTTTCATTACGTAGAATACATTCAAACAGTTCTATCAAAAAAACTTTGATTTCAGTGGTTTTTCTCTGTTACATTCTTTATGTTTATATAGTTAATGATTATTATCAATCAACTATGATACTAATGGTTACAGTTATTATGGACGTTTTCATAGTAATTATGATCAAATTAAATTTTTCATACGTTATAAAAAATAGATATTATATTTTTTATGGGTTGATATATTCTCCATTCTTAGGGTTGATATCCCCTTTTCTTAAATATCTAGATGTGCAATGA